The following coding sequences are from one Virgibacillus necropolis window:
- a CDS encoding EutP/PduV family microcompartment system protein: MQRKKKTIFPPGFSTGINKLPIGVVTKADAETADIPKAIHQLKRVISKGPIVITSAEENRGLDIIRDLVKCKSIKEMKEYAESCDSEDITFNETLYK; this comes from the coding sequence ATGCAACGAAAAAAAAAAACGATTTTCCCGCCAGGCTTTAGTACAGGGATTAATAAATTGCCTATAGGGGTGGTAACAAAGGCCGACGCAGAAACAGCGGATATACCAAAAGCTATACACCAGCTAAAAAGGGTGATCTCTAAAGGCCCCATTGTCATAACTTCTGCGGAAGAAAATAGAGGATTAGATATTATTAGGGATCTAGTAAAGTGTAAAAGTATAAAGGAAATGAAAGAATATGCCGAAAGCTGTGATAGTGAGGATATTACTTTTAATGAAACCCTTTACAAATAA
- a CDS encoding ethanolamine ammonia-lyase reactivating factor EutA produces MDQRKKEELLSAGIDIGTSTTKLIISRFSLMNTAGSTHMPRIEIVDKEVVYKSPIFRTPLKSDNEIDMNAIEEMVLSQYNEANITSNDIKTGAVIITGETATKTNAQEMINHLSRHAGEFLVATAGPDLESIIAAKGSGAYDYSKNTNKTIANIDIGGGTANIAVYQYGKLLGTCTLHVGGKLIEVSDDKINYIAPSLKKAIKRIDISIKEGEKYDQKDLRKITDYMTTIISSMLRNELTETEDLLLGRLPNWEQPIDVIMFSGGVSECIYHSENCHSVDRYNDIGNLLAMSITEDATLASWEWIKPNETVRATVLGAGTQTTEISGGTIQVDNETLPLRNLPVYKIPFKGDFAENLSQLTQSIEAGIEIYDPKKEGQNFALYLSDLPLLGFKEMQSLADALVNAVRKKPKQQPLIIVLERDLAKSLGQTIRVQHEHQHTLCIDQIYVEHGDYLDIGKALQSGVVPVVIKTLTFH; encoded by the coding sequence ATGGATCAACGTAAAAAAGAAGAGCTACTAAGTGCTGGAATTGATATTGGTACAAGTACAACAAAACTCATAATTAGTAGATTTTCTCTTATGAATACAGCGGGAAGTACACATATGCCTCGTATTGAAATTGTTGATAAAGAAGTCGTTTATAAAAGCCCTATTTTCAGAACACCATTGAAATCGGACAATGAAATTGACATGAATGCAATAGAAGAAATGGTTTTGTCTCAGTATAATGAAGCCAATATTACATCAAATGATATTAAAACGGGTGCTGTGATCATCACTGGGGAGACAGCTACAAAAACGAATGCACAAGAGATGATTAATCACTTATCAAGACATGCAGGAGAGTTTTTAGTAGCAACGGCGGGACCTGACTTAGAAAGCATCATAGCTGCTAAAGGATCAGGTGCTTACGATTATTCAAAAAACACGAACAAAACGATTGCGAATATAGACATTGGGGGTGGGACCGCGAATATAGCGGTTTATCAATACGGAAAGCTACTTGGTACGTGCACCCTCCATGTTGGTGGGAAATTAATTGAAGTTAGTGACGATAAGATAAATTATATTGCTCCATCTTTAAAGAAGGCCATTAAGCGAATAGATATTTCTATTAAAGAAGGAGAAAAATATGATCAAAAAGACCTTAGAAAGATAACCGATTATATGACTACTATCATTTCTTCTATGCTTAGAAATGAATTGACTGAGACTGAAGATTTGCTCTTAGGGCGTTTGCCGAACTGGGAACAACCAATTGATGTGATTATGTTCTCCGGAGGGGTCTCGGAATGCATTTATCATTCTGAGAATTGCCATTCCGTTGATAGGTATAATGACATTGGTAATCTTTTAGCTATGTCGATTACGGAGGATGCTACATTAGCATCGTGGGAATGGATTAAACCTAATGAGACGGTACGCGCGACAGTTTTGGGAGCCGGAACTCAAACGACTGAAATTAGTGGAGGAACTATTCAAGTTGATAATGAAACCCTTCCCTTGAGGAACCTTCCAGTGTATAAAATTCCCTTCAAAGGGGATTTCGCTGAAAACTTATCCCAACTCACTCAATCGATTGAAGCAGGTATAGAAATATACGATCCAAAAAAAGAGGGGCAAAACTTTGCATTATATCTATCAGACCTTCCTTTATTAGGGTTTAAGGAAATGCAAAGTTTGGCGGATGCTCTAGTGAACGCTGTTAGAAAAAAACCTAAACAGCAGCCACTAATCATCGTTCTTGAACGAGATCTTGCCAAATCCCTTGGGCAGACAATTCGTGTCCAACACGAGCATCAACACACCTTGTGTATTGATCAGATTTATGTAGAACATGGGGATTATTTAGACATTGGAAAAGCTTTACAATCAGGTGTAGTACCAGTTGTTATTAAAACACTAACTTTTCATTAA
- a CDS encoding ethanolamine ammonia-lyase subunit EutB, translated as MNLTIKHLGHTYQFSSLKDLFAKANEEKSGDRLAGVGADSVQERIAAKEIMGDLTLQVIRDNPLLPPEEDEVSRIIESLVNERIYSSIKSWSISELREYILDSETTGEDLKRISQGLTSEMIAAVAKLMSNLDLIHASNKLEILTKCNITIGQKGVLSSRLQPNHPTDNVGGMLASLKEGLSYGVGDAVIGINPVEDSVESVKRLLHATHDFMEEWKIPTQNCVLAHVTTQMKAIEQGAPADMIFQSIAGTETANRSFGIDSTLLSEASELAKVQGTGTGPQRLYFETGQGSELSAEAHHGIDQMTLEARNYGFARYYDPYIVNTVVGFIGPEYLYDNKQVIRAGLEDHFMGKMHLLPMGVDICYTNHIKADQNDIENLGVLLTTAGVNFIIAAPMGDDCMLNYQSMSYHDVATLRQTFNKRPSPLFEKWLEGMGILENGKLTSQAGDPTIFTR; from the coding sequence TTGAATTTAACAATTAAGCATTTAGGACATACATATCAATTCTCTTCATTAAAAGACCTTTTTGCAAAGGCGAACGAAGAGAAGTCTGGAGATCGTTTAGCTGGAGTTGGAGCAGACAGTGTACAAGAGCGAATTGCAGCTAAAGAAATAATGGGTGATTTAACACTTCAAGTTATTCGGGATAATCCTCTTCTTCCACCCGAGGAGGATGAAGTATCTAGAATTATTGAATCCCTAGTCAATGAAAGAATCTATTCATCCATCAAAAGTTGGTCGATATCTGAATTGCGAGAGTATATATTAGACAGCGAAACAACAGGGGAAGACCTTAAACGAATAAGTCAAGGGCTAACAAGTGAGATGATAGCAGCTGTTGCAAAACTTATGTCTAATCTGGATCTAATTCATGCATCAAATAAGCTTGAAATATTAACTAAATGTAACATTACAATTGGTCAAAAAGGCGTACTTTCTTCTAGGTTACAGCCTAATCACCCCACTGATAATGTTGGGGGCATGCTTGCTTCACTAAAAGAGGGGCTTTCCTATGGTGTGGGGGATGCTGTTATAGGGATTAACCCAGTTGAAGATTCCGTTGAAAGTGTAAAGAGGCTTCTTCATGCTACTCACGACTTCATGGAGGAGTGGAAGATACCGACACAAAATTGCGTTTTAGCACACGTCACGACACAAATGAAGGCAATTGAACAAGGTGCTCCTGCAGATATGATTTTTCAAAGTATTGCGGGGACAGAAACCGCCAATCGATCTTTTGGGATTGATTCGACTCTTCTTAGTGAGGCGAGTGAATTAGCAAAAGTGCAGGGGACGGGGACAGGCCCTCAAAGGTTGTACTTTGAAACTGGTCAAGGCTCGGAGCTATCAGCTGAAGCTCACCATGGGATTGATCAAATGACACTTGAGGCTAGAAATTACGGTTTTGCCCGTTACTATGATCCTTATATTGTAAATACAGTTGTCGGGTTCATAGGCCCAGAGTATCTTTATGACAATAAACAGGTCATACGGGCAGGCCTTGAAGATCATTTCATGGGGAAGATGCATCTCCTACCAATGGGTGTTGACATTTGTTATACGAACCACATAAAGGCCGATCAAAATGATATAGAGAATCTTGGTGTTTTGCTAACAACAGCTGGTGTCAATTTTATTATTGCTGCCCCGATGGGCGATGATTGTATGTTGAACTATCAGTCAATGAGTTATCATGACGTGGCGACTTTACGTCAAACATTTAACAAACGTCCATCCCCCCTATTTGAAAAGTGGTTAGAAGGTATGGGCATTTTAGAAAATGGTAAACTTACAAGCCAAGCCGGCGATCCTACAATATTTACACGATAG
- the eutC gene encoding ethanolamine ammonia-lyase subunit EutC, translating into MDPSTIEKVTKIVLSKLQSIDDSRNEEGVKMWDHTASTPTVERFPSSSIEEGAVGQVKFSKFDTTVKKTNHRANKGNGEATIQQKEPLDGLKELTNKTPARIGVGRAGVRPKTNAWLKFRYDHAAAVDAVFGEVDQSLLEALELFTVKTKVTDKETYIRRPDFGRRLSDEAKEMLNEKCQQSPQIQIIVSDGLSSKAINANLEDVYLSLQQSLKTLGLDVGTSFFIEKGRVAVMDDIGEQLKPEVVILLVGERPGLVSAESLSAYLCYKPRLDTIESDRTVLSNIHQGGIPPVEAGAYLGSLVEKIVSYEASGVSLVKKEG; encoded by the coding sequence ATGGATCCGTCTACCATTGAAAAGGTTACTAAAATTGTATTATCAAAATTGCAATCGATTGATGATTCACGTAATGAAGAAGGTGTGAAGATGTGGGATCATACAGCTTCAACACCCACAGTTGAACGTTTTCCTTCATCCTCTATTGAAGAAGGGGCTGTAGGACAAGTAAAGTTTTCTAAATTCGATACAACAGTTAAAAAAACTAATCACCGCGCTAATAAAGGGAATGGTGAAGCCACAATCCAACAAAAAGAACCGTTGGATGGTTTAAAGGAGCTTACCAATAAGACACCAGCAAGGATTGGTGTTGGGCGCGCAGGTGTAAGACCAAAGACAAATGCCTGGTTAAAATTCAGATATGATCATGCTGCAGCGGTTGACGCAGTATTTGGGGAAGTCGATCAAAGTCTATTAGAAGCACTTGAATTATTTACTGTAAAAACTAAAGTGACAGATAAGGAGACTTATATTAGAAGACCAGATTTTGGAAGAAGACTATCGGATGAAGCCAAAGAAATGTTGAATGAAAAATGTCAACAATCCCCACAAATTCAGATTATTGTATCTGATGGCTTAAGTTCAAAAGCGATAAATGCAAACTTGGAGGATGTTTATCTTTCGCTACAACAATCATTGAAGACCTTAGGACTTGATGTTGGGACTTCCTTTTTTATAGAAAAGGGAAGAGTAGCGGTTATGGATGACATAGGGGAGCAGTTAAAACCAGAAGTTGTCATTTTATTGGTTGGCGAACGACCTGGACTGGTTAGCGCAGAGTCATTAAGCGCCTACTTGTGTTACAAACCCAGATTAGACACGATTGAATCTGATCGTACTGTTTTATCCAATATACATCAGGGTGGAATCCCGCCAGTAGAAGCGGGGGCCTACTTGGGTAGCTTAGTTGAAAAAATAGTAAGCTATGAAGCTAGCGGTGTCTCCCTAGTTAAAAAGGAAGGGTAA
- the eutL gene encoding ethanolamine utilization microcompartment protein EutL, which yields MRLDPIYADILSVRIIPNVDPMLAKQLKIKKSHKSLAMFTVDLDDVGVTALDEATKHADVDVAYAQSFYAGADHASGPLSGEFIGILSGPNPDEVKSGMGAVKQVVEHEAYFEAINEAKTHSLYAHVVSKPGKFLSKEAGVEPGQALAYLIAPPLEAVYGIDTALKASNVELTTFYRPPTETNFGGGLLTGTQSSCHAACEAFREAVMEVAENSTRY from the coding sequence ATGAGGTTAGATCCAATTTACGCGGACATACTTTCCGTACGTATCATTCCCAACGTGGATCCAATGCTAGCTAAACAGCTCAAAATCAAGAAAAGTCATAAAAGTTTAGCAATGTTTACTGTCGACCTAGACGATGTAGGAGTTACTGCTTTAGATGAGGCAACAAAACATGCAGATGTTGACGTTGCGTATGCTCAATCATTCTATGCGGGTGCGGATCATGCATCAGGCCCCTTATCAGGTGAGTTCATTGGAATTTTATCCGGTCCAAATCCTGATGAGGTCAAAAGTGGAATGGGCGCTGTTAAACAAGTGGTTGAACATGAAGCTTATTTTGAGGCAATTAATGAAGCCAAAACGCACAGTTTGTATGCGCATGTCGTGTCAAAACCAGGAAAGTTTTTATCTAAAGAGGCGGGGGTTGAACCTGGTCAAGCACTTGCTTACCTTATCGCTCCACCATTGGAGGCTGTTTATGGGATTGATACTGCTTTGAAAGCTTCTAATGTGGAACTTACCACCTTTTACAGGCCACCAACAGAAACAAACTTTGGTGGAGGCTTGCTAACGGGGACACAATCTTCTTGTCATGCTGCCTGTGAGGCCTTTCGTGAAGCTGTAATGGAAGTTGCTGAAAATTCAACCCGTTATTAA
- a CDS encoding acetaldehyde dehydrogenase (acetylating): MEFDSDLQSIQEMRGAVKRAKVAQKKFEEFSQEKIDYIVKKVADAAFEQSEFLARMAVEETGMGVVEHKIIKNQVGSRDVYESIKDEKTVGIVNEDRERKVTEFAYPFGVIAGIIPTTNPTSTAFFKTLISLKTRNAIVVSPHPYAAKCTVEALKICNKAAVEAGAPEGIIGWISKPSMPATTELMKHKDVDLILATGGGGLVKAAYSSGKPAYGVGPGNVPVYLEKSCNVKQAVKMVVDSKTFDNGTICATEQGIVVDQNIKEVTIRELKNSGAYFLDSEEKKKMEDVISPLRGGKLNPKIVGRTAPKIAEMAGITVPNDTRLLIAEENQIGKDIPFSIEKLAPIFPLYAAKSEEEAKRICLELLELGGRGHTLSLHTNDDKVAKMYGHEMPVSRLVVNTPSSIGAVGATTGLKASMTLGCGSYGGNITSDNITASHLLNIKRLAYGIKDVEIPKPSENRVVESSNSSESNEIDEIVDQVFQKVDTKDLDPQVVSKIVEKVLKQYQ; this comes from the coding sequence ATGGAGTTTGATTCTGACTTGCAATCCATTCAAGAGATGAGAGGTGCAGTTAAACGGGCTAAAGTGGCTCAGAAAAAGTTTGAAGAATTTTCGCAGGAGAAAATTGATTATATCGTTAAAAAGGTTGCCGATGCAGCTTTTGAACAATCCGAGTTTTTAGCAAGAATGGCCGTTGAAGAGACGGGTATGGGTGTAGTCGAACATAAAATAATTAAAAACCAAGTAGGTTCGCGAGACGTCTATGAATCTATCAAGGATGAAAAGACGGTGGGAATAGTAAATGAAGACCGTGAAAGAAAGGTAACTGAATTTGCTTACCCATTTGGTGTAATAGCAGGCATCATTCCTACTACTAACCCGACTTCAACAGCTTTTTTCAAAACGTTGATTTCATTAAAAACGCGAAATGCTATTGTTGTTAGTCCACATCCCTATGCGGCAAAGTGTACAGTAGAGGCATTAAAAATATGTAATAAAGCCGCGGTTGAAGCTGGTGCACCTGAAGGGATTATCGGATGGATTTCTAAACCATCTATGCCTGCAACAACAGAGCTTATGAAACATAAAGATGTTGATTTAATTTTAGCAACGGGAGGTGGAGGACTTGTAAAAGCAGCCTATAGCTCCGGAAAGCCAGCTTATGGTGTTGGTCCAGGAAATGTTCCTGTTTATCTAGAGAAATCGTGCAATGTTAAGCAGGCCGTCAAAATGGTCGTCGATAGTAAGACGTTTGATAATGGAACAATATGTGCCACAGAGCAAGGCATTGTAGTTGATCAAAATATTAAAGAGGTAACGATACGAGAACTAAAAAATAGTGGTGCATATTTCTTAGACTCGGAAGAAAAGAAAAAGATGGAAGATGTGATCTCCCCTTTAAGAGGAGGTAAATTAAACCCAAAAATTGTAGGGCGTACAGCTCCGAAAATCGCGGAGATGGCTGGTATTACTGTTCCGAATGATACAAGATTGCTTATTGCAGAAGAAAATCAAATCGGAAAAGATATACCATTTTCAATAGAAAAGCTAGCACCTATTTTCCCGCTTTATGCAGCAAAAAGTGAGGAAGAAGCTAAGAGAATTTGTCTTGAACTATTGGAACTTGGAGGTAGAGGCCATACCCTATCCTTACACACAAATGATGACAAGGTAGCTAAGATGTACGGTCATGAAATGCCGGTTTCTAGATTAGTGGTTAACACACCTTCCAGTATTGGTGCGGTAGGCGCAACGACGGGATTAAAAGCCTCAATGACATTAGGTTGTGGCTCTTATGGTGGAAACATTACTTCAGACAATATCACAGCCAGTCATTTGTTGAACATAAAGAGATTGGCTTATGGCATTAAAGATGTAGAGATACCTAAGCCATCCGAAAATCGTGTAGTTGAAAGTAGTAACTCATCCGAATCAAATGAAATTGATGAAATTGTTGATCAAGTTTTTCAAAAGGTAGATACAAAAGATCTAGATCCACAAGTGGTATCAAAGATAGTGGAAAAGGTATTAAAACAATACCAATAA
- a CDS encoding BMC domain-containing protein, translating to MALNGALGMIETKGLVASVEAADAMVKAANVNLVGKIHVGGGIVTILVSGDVGAVKAATESGSAAAQRVGELLSVHVIPRPHNELESILPKIEVNQQS from the coding sequence ATGGCACTTAATGGCGCATTAGGAATGATTGAGACAAAAGGACTTGTAGCATCGGTAGAGGCAGCAGACGCAATGGTAAAGGCAGCAAACGTTAACTTAGTTGGAAAAATTCACGTTGGTGGCGGAATTGTAACTATCTTAGTAAGTGGAGATGTTGGTGCTGTAAAAGCAGCTACTGAATCAGGTAGTGCAGCAGCACAACGGGTAGGGGAGCTTTTATCCGTACATGTGATTCCACGTCCACACAACGAACTGGAAAGCATTCTTCCAAAAATTGAAGTGAATCAACAAAGTTAA
- a CDS encoding phosphate propanoyltransferase, translating to MNQQSLDEIVKDVITQLHNNNEGSSSGIPIGVSARHCHLDKIALERLFGEGYELTKKANLGQPGQFASNETVTIVGPKGSIEKVRILGPLRKSSQVEVSQTDAFKLGLKPPIRDSGNLSNSSPITIVGPKGSIFLHEGLIIAQAHIHMSPENAEHYGVQNGEHVRVKVGNERRPIQFEKVLIRVSKKYKLEMHIDTDEANAGIVKTGNYGELLKAGSSYD from the coding sequence TTGAATCAACAAAGCCTAGACGAAATCGTTAAAGATGTGATTACTCAACTTCATAATAATAATGAGGGTTCTTCTAGCGGTATACCTATTGGTGTATCCGCTAGACACTGTCATTTGGACAAAATAGCGTTAGAGCGGTTATTTGGAGAAGGATACGAGCTTACCAAAAAAGCAAACTTGGGACAGCCAGGCCAGTTCGCTAGCAACGAGACTGTCACCATAGTTGGGCCAAAGGGAAGCATTGAAAAAGTAAGGATTTTGGGTCCGTTGAGGAAGTCATCGCAGGTTGAGGTAAGTCAAACTGATGCCTTTAAGTTAGGATTAAAACCTCCTATACGCGACTCAGGCAACTTAAGTAACTCTTCGCCCATAACTATCGTAGGGCCAAAAGGAAGTATATTCCTTCATGAGGGTTTGATTATAGCTCAAGCACATATACACATGAGCCCTGAGAATGCAGAACACTATGGTGTACAAAATGGTGAACATGTAAGGGTTAAGGTTGGTAATGAAAGAAGACCCATACAGTTCGAGAAAGTTCTTATCCGTGTATCCAAGAAGTATAAGTTGGAAATGCATATCGATACTGATGAAGCAAATGCCGGGATCGTAAAAACAGGCAATTATGGCGAATTATTAAAAGCTGGTAGTTCTTATGATTGA
- a CDS encoding EutN/CcmL family microcompartment protein — protein MIVGEVVGNIWATRKEEGLTGLKFLVVQPDSSFSSFSPSTFVAVDRIGAGVGDKVMVTNGSSASRIDNVQLPIDSLIIGIVDSVEVERGEGNG, from the coding sequence ATGATAGTAGGAGAAGTGGTTGGTAATATATGGGCGACACGCAAAGAAGAAGGACTAACCGGGCTAAAGTTCCTAGTAGTTCAACCTGACTCTTCCTTCTCGTCATTTAGTCCATCAACATTTGTCGCAGTTGATCGGATTGGAGCGGGTGTAGGTGACAAAGTCATGGTTACTAATGGAAGTTCAGCATCCCGCATTGATAACGTTCAACTGCCTATTGACTCACTAATCATTGGTATCGTTGATTCCGTAGAGGTAGAAAGGGGTGAAGGAAATGGCTAA
- a CDS encoding BMC domain-containing protein → MAKALGMIETRGLIGSIEAADVMVKAANVNLVKQEKIDAALVTILVEGDVSAVQAAVEAGRDAAQRVGELVAHYVIPHPDDQTREVLMKEDSPEQTKERKITKPRTAKKSKQKSETDSKQKPTFKNSSSFEDVPKDETNKEST, encoded by the coding sequence ATGGCTAAAGCATTGGGAATGATTGAAACAAGGGGGCTCATTGGTTCTATTGAGGCTGCTGACGTAATGGTAAAAGCTGCAAATGTAAATCTTGTTAAACAAGAAAAAATTGATGCTGCTTTGGTAACAATTCTAGTCGAGGGTGATGTAAGTGCTGTTCAAGCTGCTGTTGAAGCGGGTAGAGATGCAGCTCAAAGAGTGGGAGAGCTTGTTGCTCACTACGTAATTCCACATCCAGATGATCAAACTAGGGAAGTCCTTATGAAAGAGGATAGTCCTGAGCAAACAAAGGAAAGAAAAATTACAAAACCCCGAACAGCTAAAAAAAGTAAGCAGAAGTCTGAAACTGATAGCAAACAAAAACCAACCTTTAAAAATTCCTCATCATTTGAGGACGTTCCAAAGGATGAAACTAATAAAGAGTCAACATAA
- the mdh gene encoding malate dehydrogenase → MSFERKKFAVIGAGFTGTTTALMIAQKELGDVVLVDTPSMKNPTKGKALDMLEASPVQKFDSSITGTSDYKDIQDADMVIITAGIPRKPGMSRDDLVVTNAKIIKEVSENIVRYAPDSYILVLSNPVDAMTYVCYKETGFPKNRVIGQSGVLDTARFNTFVSQELGVSVEDVSGFVLGGHGDSMVPLVRYSHAGGIPLEKLLSEEQIGSIVERTRKGGGEIVNLLGQGSAYYAPAASLVQMAEAIVKDKNRILPSVAYLEGEYGYENIYLGVPTILGGNGIESIIEIPLTSKEQKALDDSANAVKDVLTLV, encoded by the coding sequence ATGTCATTTGAGCGAAAAAAGTTTGCGGTCATCGGGGCCGGGTTTACCGGAACAACAACCGCCTTAATGATTGCGCAAAAAGAACTTGGTGATGTAGTTTTGGTGGATACCCCATCCATGAAAAATCCAACCAAAGGAAAAGCGCTGGATATGCTAGAGGCAAGTCCAGTCCAAAAATTTGATTCAAGTATTACCGGGACGTCTGATTATAAAGATATTCAAGATGCAGATATGGTCATAATTACGGCTGGAATTCCTAGAAAGCCAGGAATGAGTCGTGACGATTTGGTCGTAACCAATGCCAAGATTATTAAAGAAGTATCTGAAAATATTGTCCGGTATGCCCCAGATAGTTATATTTTAGTATTAAGTAACCCAGTGGATGCGATGACATATGTATGCTATAAAGAAACCGGGTTCCCCAAAAATCGTGTGATTGGCCAATCAGGAGTCCTAGATACTGCCCGATTTAATACATTTGTTTCCCAAGAATTAGGAGTATCAGTAGAGGATGTTTCTGGGTTTGTATTGGGGGGGCATGGGGATAGCATGGTTCCATTAGTTCGCTATTCACATGCCGGTGGAATTCCATTGGAAAAACTATTATCGGAAGAGCAAATCGGTTCTATTGTTGAAAGAACCCGTAAAGGCGGGGGAGAGATCGTTAACTTACTAGGACAAGGCAGTGCATATTATGCCCCGGCGGCTTCCCTGGTCCAAATGGCTGAGGCGATTGTCAAAGACAAAAATAGAATTCTACCTTCTGTAGCATATCTTGAGGGTGAATATGGTTATGAAAATATATATTTAGGCGTTCCAACTATACTTGGAGGAAACGGTATCGAAAGCATTATCGAAATTCCTCTAACATCTAAAGAACAAAAAGCCCTTGATGATTCGGCTAATGCAGTTAAAGATGTCTTGACACTAGTATGA